A stretch of Miscanthus floridulus cultivar M001 chromosome 13, ASM1932011v1, whole genome shotgun sequence DNA encodes these proteins:
- the LOC136501694 gene encoding uncharacterized protein, whose protein sequence is MAEWRDEKEIRAVDVKTVVQQISPYLEDTSNDAPQFIYFEGWLGLGASAVLRAIAEQPPPSLREKFDRIIHIDCSMWKSRRALQRVIADELKLTQQVVAIDAQDEEDDFSGVDHGSRAEVRGVMAAITRYLVQYRSLVVFHNGSDGMVDLTSCGIPQPEIFNTKVLWTFRGRLRLNAEIHRKVDNSDPFFYAMADHHSSWNAYLEEDAREIALHMQKLGLGVTPKIATECCLYLLSLNNQAKKMIDYNWATHASCYWVCDGIIGGGQDNQTWEVAHALQQHIRLEDYSSNAELMVSVDMLDLSSKQWISITESYFKEVPPEATTLFYGSKKSSPQAVSLPSDKFHKADQLRVLKLCGCTFSFSSPPFHCCHNLRFLGLDRCMDGLQHGEEEEEEEKTGERAVEIFQRLWVLDVCHTDWPLAFPLETEEQVSTNIREVHINNGSIWRSNLAWRRLPNLHKLQVVKPTSPWETYQGLPSSLESFSLDAGRDHENEARISRISLAGYTILSDFILRGSLPNLEELDLSHTAIKILDLGAVVEVKNLQRLFLMGCGQLRSISWPKTKMYKLRLLCIDTRARGGEVDNRKPTWSRDCSLMVYQQDEVKEYCHASIAVADMRFLQSLEFLWTRETIRCDKWNLCLSSTSDDDGRGCHKEKMGSHYSTGQLAAALSLPKSLTYHDISNEQISAKIDISSSSSSAQFLPLDLHMDIGEGISDVTDKSSKRARDAIRSVMNSVQSLHVHDSSSITSVAPEHTFGTDIMNGLEWCCVERCLKLDTVFATNYYWECFANLEIFWAAHLLMARSVWSRPRNRGLVYVYARQLSFTQLRAIHLHFCPRLRYVLPMASNNTLSIVLETLHIHCCGDLKQVFLVEQEFLEKIEALHEKGMLEFSNLKSLYLYELPNLQQICEAKMFAPKLETIYIRGCWGLRRLPATDRRRREDGRPVAVDCEKDWWDKLEWDGMESGHHPSLFQQSHSKYYKRRHLRSTVLR, encoded by the exons ATGGCAGAGTGGAGAGATGAAAAG GAAATTAGGGCGGTCGACGTCAAGACGGTAGTACAACAAATATCTCCTTACTTAGAGGACACAAGCAACGATGCACCTCAGTTCATCTACTTCGAGGGATGGCTTGGACTGGGCGCTTCTGCGGTGCTTAGAGCTATTGCAGAGCAGCCTCCACCATCTTTACGAGAGAAATTCGACAGGATCATCCACATTGACTGTTCGATGTGGAAGAGCCGAAGAGCATTGCAAAGGGTGATCGCAGACGAGCTCAAGCTCACTCAACAGGTAGTGGCCATTGACGCGCAAGACGAGGAGGACGATTTCAGTGGGGTAGACCATGGCTCCAGAGCTGAGGTTAGAGGCGTCATGGCAGCAATAACTCGTTACCTAGTACAGTACAGATCTTTAGTTGTCTTTCACAATGGAAGTGATGGCATGGTTGACTTGACTAGCTGTGGCATTCCGCAACCTGAAATCTTCAATACTAAGGTATTGTGGACCTTTAGAGGACGGCTTCGTCTCAATGCAGAAATTCATCGAAAGGTAGATAATTCAGACCCTTTTTTTTATGCTATGGCTGACCATCACAGCAGCTGGAATGCATACCTTGAGGAAGATGCTAGAGAAATCGCTTTGCACATGCAAAAGCTTGGCCTTGGTGTTACACCTAAAATAGCCACAGAGTGTTGCTTGTACCTATTGTCATTGAATAACCAAGCTAAGAAGATGATTGACTACAACTGGGCAACCCATGCTTCCTGCTACTGGGTTTGCGATGGGATCATAGGAGGAGGACAGGACAACCAGACATGGGAGGTTGCTCATGCTCTGCAGCAGCATATAAGACTAGAAGACTACTCATCCAATGCAGAGCTTATGGTGTCTGTGGACATGTTGGATCTTTCCTCGAAACAATGGATTTCTATTACTGAATCATATTTCAAAGAGGTTCCTCCAGAGGCAACAACCCTGTTCTATGGATCCAAAAAGTCAAGTCCACAAGCAGTATCACTACCTAGTGACAAGTTCCATAAAGCAGATCAACTCCGGGTGCTGAAGTTATGTGGATGTACCTTCAGCTTTTCATCACCTCCATTCCATTGCTGCCACAACTTAAGATTCCTTGGACTGGATAGATGCATGGATGGACTACAAcatggggaggaggaggaggaggaggagaaaacaGGTGAACGAGCGGTGGAAATTTTTCAGCGGCTATGGGTGCTAGATGTATGCCACACGGATTGGCCATTGGCTTTTCCCCTAGAAACAGAAGAGCAAGTGTCTACAAACATTAGAGAGGTTCATATAAACAATGGGAGCATTTGGCGCAGCAACCTTGCATGGAGACGACTGCCAAACCTTCACAAGCTTCAAGTAGTTAAGCCCACAAGCCCTTGGGAGACATATCAAGGACTTCCTTCATCACTGGAATCATTCTCGTTAGACGCAGGAAGGGATCATGAAAATGAAGCAAGAATATCCCGTATCAGCTTGGCTGGTTACACAATATTATCAGACTTTATACTTCGTGGGTCATTGCCAAACCTTGAGGAGCTGGACCTCTCGCACACAGCAATCAAAATCCTTGACCTTGGAGCGGTCGTTGAAGTGAAAAATCTTCAGCGACTCTTCTTGATGGGATGTGGGCAGCTCCGCTCAATTTCATGGCCCAAAACCAAAATGTACAAACTAAGGCTGTTGTGCATTGACACTCGGGCAAGAGGAGGAGAGGTGGACAACAGAAAACCAACATGGTCACGTGATTGTTCTTTGATGGTCTACCAGCAGGACGAAGTAAAGGAGTATTGCCATGCATCTATTGCCGTTGCAGACATGAGGTTCCTTCAGTCCTTGGAGTTTCTTTGGACAAGGGAAACCATTCGATGTGATAAGTGGAATCTCTGCTTGTCATCTACCAGCGATGATGATGGAAGAGGCTGCCACAAGGAAAAGATGGGCAGTCATTATAGCACTGGACAGCTAGCTGCTGCTCTGTCTCTGCCCAAGTCATTAACCTACCATGACATCAGCAATGAACAGATATCTGCAAAGATCGAtatcagcagtagcagcagctcaGCGCAATTTCTGCCACTAGACTTGCACATGGACATTGGCGAGGGAATTAGTGACGTCACCGACAAGTCCAGCAAGCGGGCAAGGGATGCAATACGTAGTGTGATGAACAGTGTGCAGTCGTTGCACGTACACGACAGTTCTTCCATCACCAGTGTTGCCCCTGAACACACTTTTGGGACAGATATAATGAATGGGCTCGAGTGGTGCTGCGTGGAGAGATGCCTCAAGTTGGATACTGTCTTCGCCACTAACTATTACTGGGAATGCTTTGCTAATTTGGAAATCTTTTGGGCGGCTCATCTCTTGATGGCCCGTTCTGTTTGGAGCAGACCAAGAAATCGAGGGTTGGTGTATGTGTATGCACGTCAATTATCGTTTACACAACTGCGGGCTATTCATCTGCACTTCTGCCCGAGGCTCAGATATGTCCTCCCGATGGCTTCGAACAATACCTTATCCATAGTGCTGGAGACTCTCCACATACACTGCTGCGGTGATCTCAAGCAGGTCTTCCTCGTGGAGCAAGAGTTTCTGGAGAAAATAGAGGCCTTGCATGAAAAAGGCATGCTGGAATTCTCAAACCTCAAGAGCTTGTACCTGTATGAGCTCCCGAATCTACAACAGATCTGTGAGGCAAAGATGTTTGCTCCCAAGCTCGAGACCATCTATATCAGAGGCTGCTGGGGCCTGAGGCGTCTCCCGGCCACTGACCGTCGCCGCCGTGAAGATGGCCGCCCTGTGGCCGTGGACTGCGAGAAGGATTGGTGGGATAAGCTGGAGTGGGATGGGATGGAGTCTGGCCACCACCCCTCCCTCTTCCAGCAGAGCCATTCCAAGTACTACAAGAGGCGTCACCTGAGGAGCACGGTTCTCCGCTGA
- the LOC136500771 gene encoding uncharacterized protein yields MGEERKGGGGGEDGAAVAAARAAEQARDLQDAAAALLTRTRAEEEAPRRRAAALQGELRWLHEAAAAHADSDKVEEDLDRATCLIADGDVAALLPSKTQGAFLKMFLGPVNLRATRKEVQLKVKEEYNSYRDRTALLFLGFPVILLFLRQWLWNGCFPALPVQLYQAWLLFLYTSLALRENILRVNGSDIRPWWILHHYCAMLMSLISLTWEIKGQPNCARKQRGVELFLCWAIMQGFVMMLQNRYQRQRLYTRIALGKAKRMDVVWGETAGVEGQLLLLCPLLFLLQGFEGYVGFLLLRTAHTGVVPEWQVVVCGILLIAMAIGNFANTVDTLMAKSRFKAKMKKSKGKRDTCPSPTGSSPADSTTKA; encoded by the exons atgggggaggagaggaagggagggggaggaggggaggacggcgcggcggtggcggcagcgcGCGCGGCGGAGCAGGCGCGGGATCTgcaggacgcggcggcggcgctgctgacGCGGACGCgggcggaggaggaggcgccgcgccgccgcgccgccgcgctccAGGGGGAGCTCCGGTGGCTGCACGAGGCCGCCGCGGCGCACGCCGACAGCGACAAG GTTGAGGAGGACTTGGATCGAGCAACGTGCCTCATTGCTGACGGCGATGTTGCCGCGCTGCTCCCGAGCAAGACGCAAG GCGCTTTTCTGAAGATGTTCTTGGGACCAGTAAATCTGCGGGCAACAAGGAAGGAGGTGCAGCTCAAGGTGAAGGAGGAGTACAATAGCTACAGG GACAGAACTGCCTTGCTGTTTCTTGGTTTTCCGGTGATTCTGTTGTTTCTTCGACAATGGTTATGGAATGGATGCTTTCCAGCATTGCCAGTTCAGCTATACCAG GCTTGGTTGTTATTCCTGTATACTAGTTTAGCTTTGCGTGAGAACATACTGCGAGTTAATGGAAGTGATATTCGTCCTTG GTGGATACTTCATCACTACTGTGCCATGCTGATGTCTCTTATAAGTCTCACATGGGAGATAAAGGGGCAACCTAATTGTGCACGCAAGCAG AGAGGCGTTGAACTTTTTCTGTGCTGGGCCATAATGCAAGGATTTGTTATGATGTTGCAGAATAGATATCAGCGTCAAAGATTATATACTAGGATTGCTTTGGGGAAG GCTAAAAGAATGGATGTTGTATGGGGAGAGACTGCTGGCGTTGAAGGTCAATTGTTGCTGTTGTGCCCTCTCCTTTTTCTCTTGCAG GGATTTGAGGGTTATGTCGGGTTTTTACTTCTTCGCACAGCTCATACTGGCGTCGTCCCTGAGTGGCAG GTTGTGGTCTGCGGGATCCTGCTGATTGCAATGGCAATTGGTAACTTTGCAAACACAGTAGACACCTTGATGGCTAAGTCCCGGTTCAAAGCGAAGATGAAGAAATCAAAGGGCAAACGGGATACATGCCCCTCACCAACAGGTTCATCGCCGGCAGATTCAACAACCAAAGCATGA